Below is a window of Desmonostoc muscorum LEGE 12446 DNA.
GCAGATGTTTTAACAGCAGTTCAAGATTTTTTGTTCTCCCCATGAAATTGAACAACAATTGAAAACTACAAATATCTGCAACAAATTAATCGACTGTGGGGGCGTACAGCTGTCATTAGTGTCAACTTAATCTGAAACCCTTGTCAAGACGTGATATTCAGTTTTACCACCACTCTTCGCGTCACCCCACCCCGGTTTTGTCTAAAGCCAAAACCGCCCCTCCCCTTGCTAAGGGGAGGGGTTGGGGGTGGGGTATAACGTCTGGGGGACAAGGGTTTGAGCTTAAGTTGAGACAACTGTACAGCTGTACGCCCCTACAACGCATTTGTAGCAAGCAGAAATTTCGTGAAATGGTTTTAGTTCAAGCTACTACGAGCAATTTTTCGCCAGCGAGAAACAGAAAGCCCCAGTAAGCCAACTATACCAAGACCAAGAACAGTTGATGACTCAGGTACCGTCTTGACTTCAAAATCAAAACTGAACGTGCCAGACTCTTTAAAGGGAATGGCGTTATTACCACTACCTAAATCCACGAGTTTGAAGGTTGCAGAATAAGTTCCCAGTGGTGCGGTAGCATCAGTCCAAAAGGTAGGCGTAAATGAAAAATCATTACCGCTACCGATTGTGTAAATATCACCGACTGATTTGAGAATATTAGCGCCTGCTGCATCACCAATACTTAATCCATCGCTAATTGAGGCTAATTGTAAACCAATAGTTGCACCTTCAAGCGATCGCTGCCAACGACCATTAGAGCTACCAAACAGATACTGGTTGTCTAGTTCTGGAGAAGTTTTTAAAGAAGCTACAGGTTCTATCCTCAGATTGCTATATTCCTTGTTTGTTGGCGTACTAATCAAGCGGCCGCTATAAATCCCAGAACCAGGTAACAAAGTTAGCGGCGGTTGTCCTGAATAAGACTCAGGAATTCGGTTATTTGTATTGGTTGAGTTAATGGTGAGGTTATCTAAAGACCCTGAGTAACTATAAGCACCAATACTATGGAAATGGCTAGATT
It encodes the following:
- a CDS encoding all3515 family Zur-repressed PEP-CTERM protein; protein product: MVSRNTTCSKKQVNQTGQAFTSIAVSFLIAAPLVLSTTLAPAQADDTHNHSEETGFYIGLDGFEILSTGTYAGLENPNYNRLTLLYAHRNEDTPESSHFHSIGAYSYSGSLDNLTINSTNTNNRIPESYSGQPPLTLLPGSGIYSGRLISTPTNKEYSNLRIEPVASLKTSPELDNQYLFGSSNGRWQRSLEGATIGLQLASISDGLSIGDAAGANILKSVGDIYTIGSGNDFSFTPTFWTDATAPLGTYSATFKLVDLGSGNNAIPFKESGTFSFDFEVKTVPESSTVLGLGIVGLLGLSVSRWRKIARSSLN